In a single window of the Candidatus Zixiibacteriota bacterium genome:
- a CDS encoding M20/M25/M40 family metallo-hydrolase translates to MILVAAFSGRAPGAARPAPAEVLEAHVRYLASDRLAGRAVGTPGIELARDYIAASFARFGLLPGGDHGTYFQRFEVGAGVAVKEPAFLRIGEASLRLDDDWFPLPFSASGHVNGELVFAGYGITAKEYGYDDYEGLDARGKIAIVLRYEPAGHPFPGSPRYSPHAALRAKVANAREHGATGVILVDLSRSADALEGFPVPGMPGRGASGTVAVQVRAAAIEPWLRRRGISLRALKERIDREGKPASLSLGLTASIAAALQEIRAPAENVIGILPGASDRMKDEAIVIGAHYDHIGTGRYGTRDAGARGQIHHGADDNASGTAVLLEAARRLAGTAPRLPRTIVFVAFSGEELGLHGSRRYAENPPMPLSSTVAMINLDMVGRLRDGRLTAYGARSSAQLRDAVWKVARRLGLDLNERDGVGRSDHLWFYNGHVPVVHFTTGVHADYHRPGDTWDKLDFAGMERLTGLVVSTASTLAVRPERPVFASLPAARPGSGNAPASRTDVYLGGVPAYGDDAPGVRLAAVSPGSPAAAAGLRAGDVIVRFAGAKIESVEDLAAQLAGRSAGDEVEIVVLRGNRPLALKAVLRERT, encoded by the coding sequence ATGATCCTCGTTGCCGCGTTTTCCGGCCGGGCGCCCGGTGCGGCACGACCCGCTCCCGCCGAGGTTCTCGAGGCGCACGTCCGCTATCTGGCGTCCGACCGACTTGCCGGCCGCGCGGTGGGAACCCCCGGTATCGAGCTGGCGCGCGACTACATCGCGGCGAGCTTCGCCCGTTTCGGGCTCCTCCCCGGCGGCGATCACGGGACTTACTTCCAGAGGTTCGAGGTCGGCGCCGGAGTCGCGGTCAAAGAACCGGCCTTCCTGCGAATCGGCGAGGCGAGCCTTCGGCTCGACGACGACTGGTTTCCGCTGCCGTTTTCCGCTTCGGGCCACGTCAACGGCGAGCTGGTTTTCGCGGGATACGGCATCACTGCAAAAGAGTACGGCTACGATGACTACGAGGGCCTGGACGCAAGAGGCAAGATCGCCATCGTCCTGCGCTACGAGCCCGCGGGACACCCGTTCCCCGGCTCGCCGCGCTACTCCCCGCACGCGGCTCTGCGCGCCAAGGTCGCCAACGCGCGCGAGCACGGGGCGACCGGGGTGATCCTGGTCGACTTGAGCCGTTCCGCCGACGCCCTGGAGGGATTCCCGGTTCCCGGAATGCCGGGGCGGGGGGCCTCCGGGACCGTGGCGGTCCAGGTCAGGGCCGCCGCGATCGAACCCTGGCTTCGGCGGCGGGGGATCTCGCTCCGGGCCCTGAAGGAGCGGATCGACCGCGAAGGGAAACCGGCCTCGCTTTCCCTCGGCCTGACCGCTTCCATTGCGGCGGCACTGCAAGAAATTCGCGCTCCGGCCGAAAACGTGATCGGCATCCTGCCCGGCGCCAGCGACCGGATGAAGGACGAGGCGATCGTGATCGGAGCCCATTACGACCACATCGGCACCGGTCGCTACGGCACGCGAGATGCCGGCGCCCGGGGACAAATCCACCATGGCGCCGACGACAACGCCTCGGGAACGGCGGTTCTCCTGGAGGCGGCGCGACGTTTGGCCGGGACGGCGCCGCGACTTCCGCGGACGATCGTTTTCGTGGCTTTTTCCGGGGAGGAGCTGGGCCTTCACGGGTCGCGGCGCTACGCGGAGAACCCTCCGATGCCTCTGTCCTCGACGGTCGCGATGATCAACCTCGACATGGTCGGCCGCCTGCGCGACGGCCGCCTCACCGCGTACGGAGCCCGCTCGTCGGCGCAGCTGCGCGATGCGGTGTGGAAGGTTGCCCGCCGGTTGGGGCTGGATCTCAACGAGCGCGACGGCGTCGGCCGAAGCGACCATCTATGGTTCTACAACGGCCACGTCCCCGTGGTCCACTTCACGACCGGAGTTCATGCCGACTATCACCGGCCGGGCGATACCTGGGACAAGCTCGATTTCGCCGGCATGGAGCGCCTAACGGGCCTCGTGGTCTCGACCGCCTCGACGCTGGCGGTCCGGCCCGAGCGGCCGGTTTTCGCGAGCTTGCCGGCGGCGCGCCCGGGGTCCGGCAACGCACCGGCGTCCCGGACCGACGTCTATCTGGGCGGCGTCCCGGCCTACGGAGACGACGCCCCGGGCGTCAGGCTCGCGGCCGTCTCTCCCGGGAGCCCGGCCGCCGCCGCCGGTCTGCGCGCCGGGGACGTGATCGTGCGGTTTGCCGGAGCGAAAATAGAGTCCGTCGAGGACCTGGCGGCGCAACTCGCAGGGCGGAGCGCCGGCGACGAGGTCGAGATCGTAGTGCTCCGCGGGAACCGGCCCCTGGCCCTGAAAGCGGTCCTGCGCGAGCGCACGTGA
- a CDS encoding ABC transporter substrate-binding protein gives MELLNTTGYHRRPAHLVAEYKGFFARENLQVAFHEATYAPDHNRGMAEGRWDFTLSSADTMIARTTTDGVDYLLFMQAEKGLSAYLVAQPEIRSIEQLRGKLLAGDPGDSNLDLIRKKILSVHGVAESEYRVEIIGSSPKRFEAFSRGRVAAAMLTPPHSEAALRAGAVLLASAEDYVPRWPLTCGWALRRWLLEHRSLVVRFIRAWASATDWLLAPENREETIELIMEKEKLGRASAEQAYGKVVPKARIDPEGLAAVLELRKEMGVYKPPYDPPQRFYDSSYWSEATGLAPV, from the coding sequence ATGGAGCTGCTGAACACGACCGGTTATCATCGCCGGCCGGCCCATCTGGTTGCCGAATACAAAGGATTTTTCGCGCGCGAAAATCTACAGGTGGCCTTTCATGAGGCTACTTATGCGCCCGACCACAACCGCGGAATGGCGGAAGGGCGCTGGGATTTCACGCTGAGCAGCGCCGACACGATGATCGCGCGCACGACCACGGACGGAGTCGACTACCTGCTCTTCATGCAGGCCGAGAAAGGGCTGAGCGCTTATCTCGTGGCTCAGCCCGAGATTCGCTCCATCGAGCAGCTGCGGGGCAAGCTGCTCGCGGGCGACCCCGGAGACTCCAACCTCGACCTGATCCGCAAGAAGATTCTTTCGGTTCACGGCGTGGCGGAAAGCGAGTACCGGGTGGAGATCATCGGCAGCTCGCCGAAACGTTTCGAGGCTTTTTCCCGCGGGCGTGTCGCCGCGGCCATGCTGACGCCGCCTCATTCGGAAGCCGCTCTGCGGGCGGGAGCGGTGCTGCTCGCTTCGGCGGAAGATTACGTTCCGCGGTGGCCGCTGACCTGCGGATGGGCGCTGCGGCGCTGGCTCCTGGAGCACCGTTCCCTCGTCGTGCGGTTCATCCGCGCGTGGGCGTCGGCGACGGACTGGCTGCTCGCTCCGGAAAACCGCGAGGAGACAATCGAGCTGATCATGGAAAAAGAAAAGCTCGGCCGCGCGAGCGCCGAGCAGGCCTATGGCAAGGTGGTGCCCAAGGCGCGGATCGATCCGGAGGGGCTCGCGGCGGTGCTGGAGCTCAGAAAGGAAATGGGAGTCTACAAGCCGCCCTACGACCCGCCGCAGCGCTTTTACGACTCGAGCTACTGGTCGGAAGCGACCGGGCTTGCGCCTGTCTAG
- a CDS encoding phage holin family protein gives MSALILHWLISAASLMIVAYLFPGIRLSGWAAALIAPIVIGLVNATLGLALKILTLPLSLLTFGIFLLVINALMLQLAAALVPGFSVAGFWSAFFGSIVLSLVGLLLRSLLG, from the coding sequence ATGTCCGCCCTAATCCTTCACTGGCTGATCAGCGCGGCGAGCCTGATGATCGTCGCCTACCTCTTTCCCGGCATCCGGTTGAGCGGCTGGGCCGCGGCGTTGATCGCCCCGATCGTGATCGGCCTGGTCAATGCGACCCTCGGGCTGGCGCTCAAGATACTCACGCTTCCGCTCAGTCTCCTCACGTTCGGGATATTCCTGCTGGTGATCAACGCCTTGATGCTGCAGCTCGCCGCGGCGCTCGTGCCGGGTTTCTCGGTCGCGGGTTTCTGGTCGGCGTTTTTCGGCTCGATCGTGCTCAGCCTGGTCGGCTTGCTGCTGCGTTCGCTGCTCGGCTAG
- a CDS encoding class I fructose-bisphosphate aldolase has protein sequence MSRGELESIAQALVAAGKGILAADESLGTIKRRFDSIKIESNENTRRAYREMLFTTKGIEEAISGVILFDETLRQSASDGTPFPQLLARKGVIPGIKVDKGTVDLPGFPGEVVTEGLDGLRARIKEYRELGAKFAKWRAVISIGDGIPTAACLQANAHALGRYAALCQEGGLVPIVEPEVLLDGSHTVERCQEVTEATLKATFAELFEQRVVLEGMILKPSMVVSGKDCPKQAGVEEVAERTIRCLRRTVPAAVPGVAFLSGGQSAERATEHLNAMNAMGPHPWQVSFSYARALQDPALKAWKGEPANVPAAQRIFYHRAKCNSAARSGTYSKQMEAQAA, from the coding sequence ATGTCCAGGGGAGAACTCGAGTCCATCGCTCAGGCCCTGGTCGCCGCCGGCAAGGGCATCCTCGCCGCCGACGAGAGCCTGGGCACGATCAAGAGACGGTTCGACAGCATCAAGATCGAGTCCAACGAGAACACCCGCCGCGCGTATCGGGAGATGCTTTTTACCACGAAGGGCATCGAGGAGGCGATCAGCGGAGTGATCCTCTTCGACGAGACGCTGCGCCAGTCGGCGAGCGACGGCACGCCGTTTCCCCAGCTGCTCGCGCGCAAGGGCGTCATTCCCGGGATCAAGGTCGACAAGGGAACCGTCGACCTGCCGGGCTTCCCGGGAGAGGTCGTCACCGAAGGGCTGGACGGTCTTCGCGCCCGGATCAAGGAATACCGCGAGCTGGGGGCGAAATTCGCGAAGTGGCGCGCCGTGATCAGCATCGGCGACGGCATACCCACGGCCGCCTGTCTGCAGGCCAACGCCCACGCGCTCGGTCGCTACGCGGCGCTGTGCCAGGAAGGCGGGCTCGTGCCGATCGTCGAGCCCGAGGTGCTCCTCGACGGCTCGCACACGGTGGAGCGATGCCAGGAGGTGACGGAAGCGACACTGAAAGCGACTTTCGCCGAGCTGTTCGAGCAGCGGGTGGTTCTCGAAGGGATGATTCTCAAGCCGAGCATGGTGGTTTCGGGCAAGGATTGCCCGAAGCAGGCCGGAGTGGAAGAGGTGGCGGAGCGAACGATTCGGTGCCTCAGGCGAACGGTGCCCGCGGCCGTCCCCGGCGTCGCTTTCCTCTCCGGCGGCCAGAGCGCCGAGCGCGCAACCGAGCATCTCAACGCCATGAACGCCATGGGCCCGCACCCCTGGCAGGTAAGCTTTTCTTACGCCCGCGCCTTGCAGGACCCGGCGCTGAAAGCGTGGAAGGGCGAGCCGGCCAACGTTCCCGCGGCACAGAGGATTTTCTACCACCGCGCCAAGTGCAACAGCGCGGCGCGAAGCGGGA